The following proteins are encoded in a genomic region of Micropterus dolomieu isolate WLL.071019.BEF.003 ecotype Adirondacks linkage group LG04, ASM2129224v1, whole genome shotgun sequence:
- the LOC123970421 gene encoding aminoacyl tRNA synthase complex-interacting multifunctional protein 1-like: MGRGEELSEFQRGTVVGCHMCKKSIREISALLNLPRSTVSAVILRWKRGGITTALPRSGRPHKLKEEDRQVLEKVALENCLPTVEALTTEFQSASGANVSCRTVRRELNEMGFRGRVSSYKKQRGGEEAEAAPSQDEAKVDVSRLDLRVGRIITALQLPDTDSLYVEQVDVGEASPRTVVSELAKHIPVDQMQNRMVVLLCNMKPAKMGGVVSQAMVMCASSPDKVEVLEPPSGAVPGDRVTFQGFPGEPDKELNPKKKVWEQVQLDLRTDGQCVATYKGAAFDIAGKGVCKAQTMCNTQIK; this comes from the exons ATGGGCCGTGGtgaggagctcagtgaatttcAGCGGGGCACTGTGGTCGGATGCCACATGTGCAAGAAGTCAATCCGCGAGATTTCTGCTTTGTTAAACCTGCCGCGGTCCACCGTGAGCGCTGTGATTCTGAGGTGGAAACGTGGAGGAATAACGACGGCTCTGCCCCGGAGCGGCCGGCCGCACAAGCTCAAAGAGGAGGACCGTCAAGTGCTGGAGAAAGTAGCGCTGGAAAACTGTCTGCCCACGGTGGAAGCGCTCACTACTGAGTTTCAGAGTGCGTCCGGGGCCAACGTGAGCTGCAGGACTGTCCGCCGGGAGCTGAATGAGATGGGCTTCCGTGGCAGAGTGTCCtcgtacaaaaaacaaagag GAGGGGAAGAAGCAGAGGCAGCCCCAAGTCAAGATGAAGCCAAAGTGGACGTGTCTCGTCTGGACCTGCGTGTTGGACGTATAAtcacagctctgcagcttccaGACACCGACAGTCTTTATGTGGAGCAGGTTGATGTTGGAGAGGCTTCTCCCAGGACAGTGGTCAGCGAGCTAGCCAAGCACATACCTGTGGACCAG ATGCAGAACCGCATGGTTGTTCTGCTTTGTAACATGAAGCCAGCCAAGATGGGAGGAGTGGTGTCCCAGGCTATGGTCATGTGTGCCAGCTCTCCGGACAAGGTCGAAGTCCTTGAACCTCCGAGTGGAGCAGTCCCAGGGGACAGAGTCACTTTCCAGGGCTTCCCAG GTGAACCAGACAAAGAGCTGAACCCCAAAAAGAAGGTGTGGGAGCAGGTTCAGCTAGACCTACGCACGGATGGACAGTGTGTTGCAACATACAAGGGAGCTGCCTTTGACATCGCCGGCAAGGGGGTGTGCAAAGCCCAGACCATGTGCAATACACAAATCAAGTAA